A stretch of Amycolatopsis balhimycina FH 1894 DNA encodes these proteins:
- a CDS encoding helix-turn-helix domain-containing protein: MSTPETVPGYRLRAEREGVGLSLAEMATRIKFSKSLLGMVENEQRTASPELIAAYERVLGVDMWRKDITHSNLLIVDKAGRATLLAGVEKGDPGPLRNTPTAHRTDVSLGSVVSEKAAEWFRRWAVEGDTATLRTNSLSVIAKLPGKVNADLVVQVLENDPKVRRLIVASEISRLTQLDWKVALAGADDPTTIPEPRKLAPKLAKGAIQPKGTESRWACTYLLTRMVSVLGR, encoded by the coding sequence GTGTCCACACCCGAGACCGTGCCGGGCTACCGGCTGCGGGCCGAACGCGAAGGCGTCGGGTTGTCCCTGGCCGAGATGGCTACCCGGATCAAGTTCTCGAAGTCGCTGCTCGGCATGGTCGAAAATGAGCAGCGCACGGCGTCGCCGGAGCTGATCGCGGCGTATGAACGCGTCTTAGGAGTGGACATGTGGCGCAAGGACATCACGCACTCGAACCTGCTGATCGTCGACAAGGCCGGCCGCGCGACCCTGCTGGCCGGCGTCGAGAAGGGCGACCCAGGTCCGCTGCGAAACACGCCTACCGCGCACCGGACGGACGTCAGCCTGGGTTCGGTCGTCTCCGAGAAGGCCGCCGAGTGGTTCCGGAGGTGGGCCGTCGAGGGCGACACGGCGACGCTGCGCACGAACTCGCTGAGCGTGATCGCGAAGCTGCCTGGCAAGGTCAACGCGGACCTCGTCGTCCAGGTGCTGGAGAACGACCCGAAGGTGCGGCGACTGATCGTCGCGTCCGAGATCTCACGCCTCACGCAGCTCGACTGGAAGGTCGCGCTCGCCGGTGCCGACGATCCGACGACGATCCCCGAGCCTCGGAAGCTCGCGCCGAAGCTGGCCAAAGGCGCGATCCAGCCGAAGGGCACCGAGTCGCGCTG